ACCGATTTAcaccaaatatttgccagatACTCATCATTGGTTATTTCCAGGCTTGAGTTATTGCTTTTATTGTTATTTCCGAACAAATTTGTAACAGACTCTATCAATGTCCTTTTTCCAGTGATGCAAGGCTCAGATTTTTTATCGTCTTCTGCCAAGTCTTCTTCGTCCGGAGAAAGAAGATCGAAAACAGCTGACCTCTTCTGCTTCAGTTCACTTAATTTGGtgctttttaaatgttcaaaaattgATGCTTCATCTTCTTCTTCAAACTTGTTGGCAATCGCTTCTTCAAACATTGATTTTCTTCTGCCCATTGCTACTATTTCAGGTACGTACGATTTTCTCCTGGGCCTGAATGATACAGATTCTGTATTCGTTTCGAAGCCATCATTATTATCCATTACTGCAAAATCTTCGCTATTGTTTTCCTCTGTTGCACTATTTTCTAGTTCTTCGGTGCTAAACAACTTTCGAAAGTTCATTATATGATGTAAAGCTTTTGAGgtcgttttaaatttattttctgttacctTTTCTGTATCGTTATTTTTGTCCACTGTTGACTGAGTTTTATCTTCTTTGGCATCAATGTTGTAGAAAGAAGTCTTCATATCTGGTAAAGATTGTGAGGGCTTTTTGAAATTGTGTACGCTCAATGTATCGTTTGAATAATATTGGTCTTTCCTGACGTCAAACATTTTCAAACAGTTGTTGATATCTGAGAAAGATTTTGTTTTCTTCTCTATTGCTGCATTTTTATCAACTTGTGATACCTGTACATCGTCATCGAAGTGTTTAATGGACCTCTTCCAGTCAGGTAAAGATTGAATGCTCGTTTTGAAATCGTCACTTTGCATACTCGTCATATCTGTTACGTGTTTTGTGGCTACTGTTGGCATTTTCCCATTTTGTTCATCGGCAAATGTTTCGAAAGACCTGCTTAAGCCTCCTAGTACAGATTTAGAGTTTTTTTTGAACTCAACATTTTGCCCGCTGTTCGCCTCGGTTGCTTTATTTTTGTCTACTGTGTCTGTAGACTTAACCTCTTCAAAGTCAGTTGTTTTTAAAGGACTCCCCATATCGGGTACATGTTTTGTGTTCACTGTGAACTCATCATTATGTTCACTCACTGTCTCTGTTGTGATACTGCTTTCAGCTGCTTGCTCTCTTTCGtcttcttcaaaatcaaatgctTCGAAAGAACGCATTAAATCGGCTATTTCATCAATGTCATTCTGTAAAACTTTTATATGCTTAAAATCAGCTTTCTTCGCTTTTCTGAACTTTTTCATTATCTGCTTCAGGTTTAAAAATCCTTTCTTCCTTGTGTTTGTGTTTTGTATCTTTCCTTTCTCTGATAATTTTGCTTTGGACTTTCTGTTTGCATTGTCTGCATCATCAGCATCGTCGAGTAAATTTTTTACGTGCTTAATGTCATCAGAGTTCGATTTACTAACTTCGATCAGCTTTAATTCAGGTGGTCTCTTTATGCttctttctgtttttatttcatttgatttagCATCGCTACCTTTGAAAGTTTCACTGTTTTCTTCAAACTTCGTCTCTGGCATTTCCTGTAAACAAAATTCAATTTCTATGTCCTTTTCTTCTCGAAGACCTTCACCCGGATGATCACCTAGAGAGAAAAAAACAGGACTCAGTTTAGTAGCTGACGGCTTGAATGAAATATGAATTAAAGAAGATGTAAATAAACAGCTATCGTTAAAGGCGGCTATGTTTTTACTAGTCAGATTCTGTGAGTTTAAGAACAAGTGTGTATTATGTACTCAATCGTCTGAAATATTTGTATGCACGTTTTCAACCTTTGCCTTAAGAGATACTTCGCATTACGATAAGAAACCTGAACACTTGTTAACCTTCATTATTGCCTACCTTACAGAAGAAATTGAGGAAAAAGATATTCTATATTTTGATCATGATATCTAGTTTTCAATATGACTGACTGGTATGTAAAATGCTTGTAATactcttatatgcttcagtatgTACGCAAGGTTCAATATTTTGGGTCAATTAAGAAACAATGTATAgaaaaaatcgtgttttaacgttattaatacaagaaaaagaggttatacgtccgcggaataatttcacgagagcgtagcccaagtgaattattctggcgacgtataaccgattttgagtgtattaatttaagtaaaacaatgtttttattatacgttgtacattatacaaaatacattattCGATCCTAATATgacctttatctaaaacagaaggTAAAGtttagtagcgctctttcttggtcgcaacataAACAACATTGACGTCATCACccgttaacgtgacatcattttatagtaagcatgttttaacagaaacaagcatattagaattcttTTTAAAGGCTTCATCTTTCAAGAGATAGTTTTTTGCTTCAATCAAACTCTCAAAATGTTTTGTTCATTTGTAACATAGAAATGATGTTTTCAGTTCCTTAACTTAACTAGCATAATTTTAGTGGTGCAAATCTGATGGAAGTCAATGCAAGCCTGCGTCATACAAAAAAGAGAGAGGGTAGGCCTACATGTAATactaacatatatatatttaagatatatcTTTAGAAACATAATTGTCCCATTGTTAATGTGCTCATCttctatatgaaataatgtatcgTTTCAATGTAAGAAGTATtataattgttcaaaatatttgtatGGATGACTTCgttaaaataaaacatcatttgcAATTTCTGTATTGAGTGGGTAATCTGCCAAAGTGCTTTCAAATTTATAGCCAGATTATACTTTGAAACacagaacgcaacaaagcaaagtaatagcaAGCCAGACACGGTCCATGAGAGATGATGAGATGAGCAACAACCTTCTCGTCCCTATACAGACAATGAATTACGGCATGCTTCTACATGTGCAAGGAAATACATTTTGTGTATAAAAGACCCAAAGTCAAATACTCTAACTAAACATACTCATGTAGACCGGTGAACTTGTGCCACTATATACGGAACTATCATCTTCACTGTCAATGGACATTTCATCACGTTCAATCAACTCTCTAGCTTCTTTTACAGCTGAACACAATATATTTCTAGCTGTATTATCGAAATACTGCATCAAAAGAGGAGACTTTTTCAAATTGTTTCGACAGCCTTTCTCATCATTCGTCTGAGACAACATTTCACCATTTTCCTCTATTCCAAGCCCTCCTTGAGCAACTGAGTCATTCTTTAAAGCCACGTGGTACTTCGGTTTCTTTCCGAAAAGCAGATCAGTAAGATATCCGTCAAACAGTATTTGTTTGAAGGAATGACGTTTTTTCTTGTTACTGCTACGGGATGATACAGGTCTAGGAGAAACTTCTACGTTTGTCGAGTCTTGAGTATCAAGCCTCACTGGCAAAGACATGTCATTTGTTCCGTTTTCTGGAATAGCATTACTTCTCTGCTTGTCTTTGTGTGACTGTAAATCCGTGTCATGAGTTGGCATTCTTAAGTCAGACTTTTCAGACTGTTCCCTGCTGTCATATTTTGTGTACATCGGGTCGATGTTTACATCTCTGTACTGCCATTGGTGAGAATCACCGTGTTTCTCGTTCTTGCATTTCAAACAATGCTCCAAAATATGGTCCAGCAATGGTATGAACGGCTTTTGTCTTCTCAAGCACGTGGTCACACGAGCAAAATATGCAGCATGTTGCTTCGTCGGATTCAAGAACTGCACTAGCGTCAGAAAATGGCTGAAAAGGAAACAGGTTAgaattgataaatttcaaaatttatctaacTATAGAGCGCGATTATGCCCACTTACTTGGCCTATATGAAGTTTTTCAGTCGAAATCCTGAAAAGAACCGTCCTAGAGACATGCACATTATTCAGTATGCTACGTCAACGTAGTCTTAAGAAGAACAGAGATATTAAGAGAGAAATTCATGACTTTGCTGTAAAAAAGACAAACACCGAAATATAAGAGTGTTTTGGAGTATTGCATGCAACAAAGCATTAAGAATCCGGCTCAATTTGAAActaagtctgtttatgagaaaAACTTCACTGTGGGAAGTTCTTAAAAGATTTCGAAAGATCTTCTATTGTATAAGGTTGCTGTTAAAGGCTCAtgatgcctttgtttataatgtggctgctaCAGATTTTGTCATCAACACAatctatttcttgttaaatcctattttcaataaGTGTTTCCTAGCGTATTTGCCTAAGATTTGAAGAgtaagtaaaaaagaagaaaatattattgaatatattgtttattattaCCTCCATTTATTATGGTTCTATCTTCTTACGCTTATGTGCAATTTTCCAACCTAATTACATTAAACAGCCAAATGGACAGGTGCTTTATccgttttaaacataaaattgaaagCATTGTGGAAATTTAAATCTCACACTGCAAAAGTTGATACAGATCCTTTTGAATAACTGGCGGAAActatttaaaaactgatttatttagaATATTACAGTTACCAAAAAGCAAATGGCTCCTGTATGAAGAATGTTAACCAAATTCTGTCCAGACGATATAACGGAAGTGACGTCAGACCTCGTACAATCGCTATTAAGGACTGGAAGTCGTGCAGGTGAAATAGGAGCTTTAATCCTACCTGAAAAatagaagtttcattaaataataAATTGTCACTGGATCTTGGGACTGTTTCATGTACAGTTCAAAGGCTAAAATGACATTTTCTCTGTAAGAATGTTTTTTATACATAACTTTCGTTATAGATGTATGCCAAGTATATTATGCAGATTTACAGAATAAAGAAATTTTATGCGTATGacttgacatttcaaaaatatattaccAGTCGTCAGAGCTTTGTGAACTGGAGCTGTCAATGAATGTAAATAGCACCTCTGACTGCCACTTTGTTAGGGGCAAGAAGATAGTAAAGGTCTGGTTGCAGCCCCTCCCTAAACTTTGTCCACTCCAAAGTAATGTGCACCAAAAACTTTGAGAAGATTGGTGCCCAAACCTTTATCCATCAAAAATAATTATGTCAATTCACATCAGATTCTACACACTGGGATAGGAATATGAGTCTTTTTTAAACCGAGAGAATTGTGTCTAACACGTCCGTATATTCTTCATTATGGTCCTCATGCTGTTAGCCTCGTTACCACAAAAATACCCTTGGACCGGATATTCCCACCGGGATATAAACCGATGagtattatacaaaaaaaaccgAGTTACTTTCAGTAAGAGTATAAATTTCAAACCTGTAGGAAGAACTTCAGTGCGTGAATAGACCCGGAAAGGCTACGAGATTTTAGAACCTCGGTGATGACCATTTTACGTATATTCTCACTGAACTTTAAAATCGTCTCGAGGGATCCATTAATCTGGAAAATTTTATCATTACCGTCcattattttattccaaaaataATGGTACTAGTAGTGATCAAATATATGTATAGTtcttatatctgaaaaaaaaaatcgattataaatagttttattttcataGCACGCCAAGCATATGAGTTTAGTATTTAgatcatcattaacatttatttgatttgGATAACTTGGATGTTTCCATGAATAAGTGACGAGAACTTAAACTTTCACATGGTTATATATATCTCGGATTTATAAATCcttgtaacaaaaacaaaaacagaaagatTTGCCATTGGCACTATTATATACCTCTTTCCCGTGTGATCGAGTAAAAATATCCAAATCTGTTGCGGTTACTGCAAGAAATAGTTTCCTCGACATGTAGGCCAGCTGTAAGGACACGTCCATGACGTCTAGCTCTATGACTGATTGAGCCAGGGTATCGTCTCTGGAATAAAGCAAAGTGCATCATATTGGTATTGTCTCCCCTTGATTGTATGATCTAATGGGTTAATGTTTGCATTTTGCCTGTCTGATAGATTGAGTCAAATCAAAGTATCTGAAATAAAGGAAGGTAGTCCATATTGACTTTGTTTGCCTTTCAACTGTATGACTGATTGATGAATGCCATCGACATTGTTGAGCATATTGACATTGCTTGGCCTTTAATTGTATAATTTACTTGGACAAAGGCACCAGCACAGTAACGCATACTGACATTGAACAGTATAATTGATTATCAACGGCTTCATCACAGCAGATCATATCGACATTGTTTATGCTTTAACTATGTTGTTTGAGCGAAGATAAGACCCTTGAACTTGTAACTATTTGCCCTTGAACTACTAGTTTATTATTGATTAAGCAAGGACATTGGCACAGCAGAGCATATTGACATCGTTTGCTTTATAACTATATGACTGAATGAACAAGAATATCGATGAAACAGAGCATATCTACATTTATTTTTCCAGCAAGTCTGTAGTTGAAGAGCAAGGACATCGGCACAGAAGAACATATTTAACATAATATTGGCAGAACCGAAGCATCGTCATGGTATAGCATAAATTAGCATTGTTTGCCCTACTTCGCGTTTGGAATAAAGCAAAGAAGAGATCATTAATATTCTTCACATGTATTTGAATCTATGCCATATATCTTATTCCTCCGGGAAAATGTTAATACTTTAAGTGGGTAGTAGCGCAAAAGACAAAAGTTTAGTTTCTAGAAGAGAACGGCGCAATGTGTAAATCCCTCATACACTCTTGTCAGAAAAAAGTATGTAATTTGGTTAAGAGGGACGGGGCCCGACCTCACGATCCTAGGTTTCGCAGTTTGGGACCTTGCCGTT
This Mercenaria mercenaria strain notata chromosome 17, MADL_Memer_1, whole genome shotgun sequence DNA region includes the following protein-coding sequences:
- the LOC123535711 gene encoding uncharacterized protein LOC123535711 yields the protein MEAQYNLLKLISDRELKHENKLDDEDHVVEDSNSVVTYAFPAFLSSQRFPRNRVKKLLDRSLYQGVSAEVEAEGLFIQLTGDGFPFRQVFLGLTQREFCIIKQEIENFEPVLNDKRDIEIANLVVDQIIPLPVIRFLILDDSSKYFTILTYPGMRYRFQMCQLDSDSDDMWQKWREIILSLSDDPKSTDPNIWKTSYVIALHSGVATRSKVKSAYAKPLGFVAVRNVGIQTTENMIEEITSNDNAINKTSDTGLEKDSDSSSSSEYDFLEKTKIGYKPKDRLAVLFTRSSFASYNDTENIMCPDTEDTMRSDTEDETRPDAGDRIMKPDTKYIMRPDTEDTMRVDTEDIMRPNTENIMRPDPEQIMKHELRKTRSLNDLPDSLCKMLDTPIAEPSTLKKLSKVGDSIRASGNESSSESDNDLDEWTGEAKYTMEHRETARSARDLWSFVRTRVVPRQKSKIIGRFQRIVHLAHFRILSRRDDTLAQSVIELDVMDVSLQLAYMSRKLFLAVTATDLDIFTRSHGKEINGSLETILKFSENIRKMVITEVLKSRSLSGSIHALKFFLQVGLKLLFHLHDFQSLIAIVRGLTSLPLYRLDRIWLTFFIQEPFAFCHFLTLVQFLNPTKQHAAYFARVTTCLRRQKPFIPLLDHILEHCLKCKNEKHGDSHQWQYRDVNIDPMYTKYDSREQSEKSDLRMPTHDTDLQSHKDKQRSNAIPENGTNDMSLPVRLDTQDSTNVEVSPRPVSSRSSNKKKRHSFKQILFDGYLTDLLFGKKPKYHVALKNDSVAQGGLGIEENGEMLSQTNDEKGCRNNLKKSPLLMQYFDNTARNILCSAVKEARELIERDEMSIDSEDDSSVYSGTSSPVYMSDHPGEGLREEKDIEIEFCLQEMPETKFEENSETFKGSDAKSNEIKTERSIKRPPELKLIEVSKSNSDDIKHVKNLLDDADDADNANRKSKAKLSEKGKIQNTNTRKKGFLNLKQIMKKFRKAKKADFKHIKVLQNDIDEIADLMRSFEAFDFEEDEREQAAESSITTETVSEHNDEFTVNTKHVPDMGSPLKTTDFEEVKSTDTVDKNKATEANSGQNVEFKKNSKSVLGGLSRSFETFADEQNGKMPTVATKHVTDMTSMQSDDFKTSIQSLPDWKRSIKHFDDDVQVSQVDKNAAIEKKTKSFSDINNCLKMFDVRKDQYYSNDTLSVHNFKKPSQSLPDMKTSFYNIDAKEDKTQSTVDKNNDTEKVTENKFKTTSKALHHIMNFRKLFSTEELENSATEENNSEDFAVMDNNDGFETNTESVSFRPRRKSYVPEIVAMGRRKSMFEEAIANKFEEEDEASIFEHLKSTKLSELKQKRSAVFDLLSPDEEDLAEDDKKSEPCITGKRTLIESVTNLFGNNNKSNNSSLEITNDEYLANIWCKSVVRLHAKMGITMNREKESIPISGDRCLGNLKLSTGTFQENINQNSLIMLVKSDHDIEYAQTASSHVKSRLGYYDTVVENCPGNGQCSLCSNKACLYESGIWNHILDTQINLLKRRIQSRQRVKHFLDSVFTINNFLTDFDILQLSTQSG